In a single window of the Pseudomonas entomophila genome:
- a CDS encoding DUF4880 domain-containing protein, which produces MTRLLLPLEHDPRTAEQTRDDALLHALKRLPRRVQQVFLLNRLDQVGFAEIGERLDLPLINIERHMNQALQTARAPGDALASVAGQWYVRLQSPQVTASERIDFRRWLDADPNHLCAFHETELRWRGLLAPARQLGHDGWYRQGRAALSLGGCSIAVGLAIAALTGLGLLSL; this is translated from the coding sequence ATGACCCGCCTGCTGCTGCCCCTTGAGCACGACCCACGCACCGCCGAGCAAACCCGCGACGACGCGTTGCTGCATGCCCTCAAGCGCCTGCCCCGTCGGGTCCAGCAAGTGTTCCTGCTCAACCGCCTCGACCAGGTCGGTTTCGCCGAGATTGGCGAACGCCTCGACCTGCCCTTGATCAACATCGAACGCCACATGAACCAGGCCCTGCAGACCGCCCGTGCGCCAGGTGATGCCTTGGCCAGTGTCGCCGGCCAGTGGTACGTGCGCCTGCAGAGCCCGCAGGTGACCGCCAGCGAACGCATCGATTTTCGCCGCTGGCTGGATGCCGACCCCAACCACCTGTGTGCCTTCCACGAAACCGAATTGCGCTGGCGCGGCCTGCTCGCCCCGGCGCGGCAACTGGGGCATGACGGCTGGTATCGGCAAGGGCGCGCGGCATTGTCGCTGGGCGGCTGCTCGATTGCCGTGGGGCTTGCCATTGCAGCCCTGACCGGATTGGGTTTGCTCTCCTTGTAG
- a CDS encoding LexA family protein — MENWIEFLSRYKREHNLKQYQLAERLGMTQGGLGHWLRGTRRPTLETVNEKLEQLGLVSLEARVMVVERDILARESPGVYGVDRPLSVNAMRHASFRFPVLSWADLQGALPESSETQELTGYMPAGNAFWLPVENDSMNAASGRSLPQGVLVLVDAGIEVAPGRLVVARQPGKPAVLRELIEEGGQRMLRPLNTLYPTVLCEEGCEFLGVVVRMHGVL; from the coding sequence ATGGAAAACTGGATCGAATTTCTGTCGCGCTACAAGCGCGAGCACAACCTCAAGCAATACCAACTGGCCGAACGCCTGGGCATGACCCAAGGCGGGCTTGGCCATTGGTTGCGTGGCACACGCCGACCGACCCTGGAGACCGTCAACGAAAAGCTGGAACAGCTTGGCCTGGTGTCCCTGGAGGCGCGGGTGATGGTGGTCGAGCGCGATATCTTGGCGCGCGAGAGCCCAGGGGTTTATGGGGTGGACCGGCCGCTGTCGGTCAATGCCATGCGCCACGCCAGTTTTCGCTTTCCGGTATTGAGCTGGGCCGACCTGCAAGGCGCGTTGCCCGAGTCCAGTGAAACCCAGGAACTGACGGGCTATATGCCTGCTGGCAATGCGTTTTGGTTACCGGTTGAGAATGACTCGATGAACGCCGCCAGTGGCAGGAGTTTGCCGCAGGGCGTGCTGGTTTTGGTGGATGCCGGAATCGAGGTTGCGCCGGGCAGGCTGGTAGTGGCCCGGCAGCCAGGCAAGCCAGCGGTGCTGAGGGAGTTGATCGAGGAGGGCGGGCAGCGGATGCTCAGGCCGCTCAACACCCTGTACCCCACCGTGCTGTGCGAGGAAGGGTGCGAGTTTTTAGGTGTCGTGGTGCGGATGCACGGGGTGCTCTAG
- a CDS encoding DUF6124 family protein: protein MNKPINEDTDLDEEAARRALDYYLNPTPTAAELERSLWTLREGVTATQASEHAMALLRCASATAQETGAHLQGTTREVVFALMHMINMARALLEQRHAMEKTSI from the coding sequence ATGAACAAACCGATAAACGAAGATACAGATCTCGACGAAGAAGCCGCCCGCCGCGCCCTCGACTACTACCTCAACCCCACCCCCACCGCCGCTGAGCTGGAGCGCTCGCTCTGGACCCTGCGCGAAGGCGTGACCGCCACTCAAGCCAGCGAGCACGCCATGGCCCTGCTGCGCTGCGCCTCGGCGACGGCACAGGAAACCGGCGCCCATCTGCAGGGCACGACGCGGGAAGTGGTGTTTGCGTTGATGCACATGATCAACATGGCCCGCGCGTTGCTGGAGCAGCGCCACGCCATGGAGAAAACGTCGATTTGA